CGATCTGGAATTTCTCGCAAAGGTATTTCCACTGTGCGTCGTCGAGCCGGTAATGCTTGCCCGCGATTTTGGCGATGCTGGTCTTGTAGGCGACCAGCGGCGAGGTCTCGTTGGCGATGTATATCCACACCAGGTCGTCGCTCTTCAGTTCCCCGCTCTTGAGCGGCTCGTTCGCTTTGATCGAAGCCCGGCAGGGGCCGCACCACGTGTTCCAGAAATCGACGAACACCACCTTGCCCTTGTAGGGCGCTACAATCGCATCGAACAGCTTGTCGACGGCAACCTCGGGCGTCGTTTCGATACGGACGTCCTTCACCGACTCCAGCTCCTTGCGCACACGCGCCTGCATCGCCTCGCAGGCCTCGGCGTAGAACGGCTCCTTGAGCGAATGCAACAGGTCGAGGTCTTCCTGCGTAAGGGCGTTGTTCTCGGCCTTGGACGGCAGCCCCACGACTTTGGGCAGGTCGTAGACGATGCCGTCCGTCGCATGGACAAGGTCTGCCCACTCGACATCCGTATAGCTGCGGGATACCGCATTTACATAATCGGAGAGGTCTATTCCCATCAGCAATTTCAGGTTATTGATGTCGAAAAGCCCGGCGACGACCGTATAGTGTTCGGGCTTCAGCGAGGCGAACTCATAATCGGGTTCGACGCGGTAGTCCCACTCATTGTTTACACTGCGGTAATTATGCGCCAAAAAGAATCCGCCCATCGAGATCGCAGTCAGCGCCTCCTGCTGCAACGTGAGCAGGGACAATTCCTTCATCATCCCGGACACCGGGCTGCGCGCGATGCTATCCGCCAGGCTTTCGTATTTCGACACGACCATCTGCGTATACTCGTCGGCACTCATGCGGTAATCCGCGAAATCGCCCGAATAGAGGTTCATGCGGATACTGCTGCCGCCGCTCGCATCCACCTGCGCATTGAGATCCGCATACGTCCCGCTCGTATAGAGCTTGCGCCCGGGCGCAGGCTCGCGCTCCTTGTCGCGGCGCTGCACGACGGCCCGGCCGCCTGCCCCCATATCGACATACATGTCCAGCGTTTCACCGGGGGCAATCCAGCACATCCCGAATACCGGGCCGCACGAAACATAGGCCATGGCCGTGCCGTACTGTTCGAATCGCAGGGTTGCCATGCCGCTTTCGGGGTCGATGGCCGCCGTATGCTCTTCCTGCCCGTTCAGCAGCGAATTGACATACATGGCGACCTCCTTCGCCATTCCCCTGCGGTACCCCAGCAGGCGGACGTTCACGGTGGTTGTCCCCACCGCGAGTATCGGTTCGGGAACGGGACCGTCTTCGGGGGCCTTCCGCAGTTCGCGGGGTAACCCCTCGGGATAACGCGGATACTCCTTCTTACCCGTCAGGTCGACCCCGTAGAGTTTGAAGCAGTCGTCGCAGTCCGATTCGATGAAATCGAACGACTTCGTTCCCCGCGGCAGCGGCCCGAATTTCAGCACGAACGACGCTTCGCCCGAGTCGGGCATCCAGAAGAGCGAATCGGGGA
This Alistipes onderdonkii DNA region includes the following protein-coding sequences:
- a CDS encoding thioredoxin-like domain-containing protein; protein product: MRKLLTSGAMAVGMLLASCTPANRVVENPLIGAANTMTLDFPKIELSDTATVLHVDAYFRPHNWIRIDAGSYLLADGQKYMLQGSEGILPDSLFWMPDSGEASFVLKFGPLPRGTKSFDFIESDCDDCFKLYGVDLTGKKEYPRYPEGLPRELRKAPEDGPVPEPILAVGTTTVNVRLLGYRRGMAKEVAMYVNSLLNGQEEHTAAIDPESGMATLRFEQYGTAMAYVSCGPVFGMCWIAPGETLDMYVDMGAGGRAVVQRRDKEREPAPGRKLYTSGTYADLNAQVDASGGSSIRMNLYSGDFADYRMSADEYTQMVVSKYESLADSIARSPVSGMMKELSLLTLQQEALTAISMGGFFLAHNYRSVNNEWDYRVEPDYEFASLKPEHYTVVAGLFDINNLKLLMGIDLSDYVNAVSRSYTDVEWADLVHATDGIVYDLPKVVGLPSKAENNALTQEDLDLLHSLKEPFYAEACEAMQARVRKELESVKDVRIETTPEVAVDKLFDAIVAPYKGKVVFVDFWNTWCGPCRASIKANEPLKSGELKSDDLVWIYIANETSPLVAYKTSIAKIAGKHYRLDDAQWKYLCEKFQIDGIPSYVLVDRDGSYELRNDFRDHDLMKKTLKGMLE